From one Rhodovulum sp. ES.010 genomic stretch:
- a CDS encoding Hint domain-containing protein gives MGSLDHPHARRAGAAGYPAAAGQIGARPLLRRYEVTGTSADGRRQTFVRAMPADPHLDEAFAAFSHGTLIATADGPVAVEDLQPGMALATVDAGPRRLMWIGSTVLAPNAEGRPQDTPVLTRVTADSLGLGRPMPDLVLGPRARMLFRHPACRDLVGSDAAFAPASSFVDGVALIALRAVRPTRVFHLALESQHILRANGVEVESYHPGESADKVMDYAARLKFLALFPHLDGFDGFGPMPLPRLTAFEMDAMRAA, from the coding sequence ATGGGGTCCCTTGACCATCCTCACGCCCGCCGCGCAGGCGCCGCGGGCTATCCTGCCGCCGCCGGACAGATCGGGGCGCGCCCGCTGCTGCGCCGCTACGAGGTGACCGGAACGAGCGCCGATGGCCGGCGGCAGACTTTCGTGCGCGCGATGCCCGCCGATCCCCATCTCGACGAGGCCTTCGCCGCCTTCTCGCACGGCACGCTGATCGCGACGGCGGACGGGCCGGTCGCCGTCGAGGACCTGCAACCGGGGATGGCCCTGGCGACGGTCGACGCCGGGCCGCGGCGGCTGATGTGGATCGGCTCGACCGTGCTGGCCCCCAACGCCGAGGGCCGACCGCAGGACACGCCCGTGCTGACGCGGGTGACCGCCGACAGCCTGGGGCTGGGCCGGCCGATGCCCGACCTGGTGCTGGGCCCGCGGGCGCGGATGCTGTTCCGCCACCCGGCCTGCCGCGACCTTGTCGGCAGCGATGCCGCGTTCGCCCCGGCCTCGTCCTTCGTGGACGGGGTCGCGCTGATCGCGCTTCGGGCGGTGCGGCCGACGCGCGTGTTCCACCTGGCGCTGGAAAGCCAGCACATCCTGCGCGCCAACGGCGTGGAGGTCGAGAGCTACCACCCCGGCGAGAGCGCCGACAAGGTGATGGATTACGCCGCGCGGCTGAAATTCCTGGCGCTGTTTCCCCATCTCGACGGCTTCGACGGGTTCGGGCCGATGCCGCTGCCGCGGCTCACCGCGTTCGAGATGGATGCGATGCGGGCGGCCTGA
- the parA gene encoding ParA family partition ATPase codes for MAGTIITIAQQKGGSGKTTLAANLAVAFAREGMGVALIDTDPQGSLGRWFMARIEGREAPDMEFSTASAWGVEYETAKLARAHDVVLVDTPPKADSDLRPALRAADLVLVPVAVSHVDLWATEGVLDLARREDKAALVVLNRIKANTRLAAEVAETAAGLSATLAAARLANRVAYAETLGHGQGVQETGRKGPAAAEIADLAREVLAAARG; via the coding sequence ATGGCCGGCACGATCATCACCATCGCCCAGCAGAAGGGCGGCTCGGGCAAGACGACGCTCGCGGCCAATCTCGCCGTGGCCTTCGCCCGCGAGGGCATGGGGGTCGCGCTGATCGACACCGACCCGCAGGGCAGCCTCGGGCGCTGGTTCATGGCCCGGATCGAGGGGCGCGAGGCGCCCGACATGGAATTCTCCACCGCCTCGGCCTGGGGCGTCGAATACGAGACCGCCAAGCTCGCCCGCGCCCATGACGTGGTGCTGGTCGACACGCCCCCCAAGGCCGACAGCGACCTGCGCCCGGCGCTGCGCGCCGCCGATCTGGTGCTGGTGCCCGTCGCGGTCAGCCATGTCGACCTGTGGGCCACCGAGGGCGTGCTCGACCTCGCCCGGCGCGAGGACAAGGCGGCGCTGGTGGTGCTCAACCGGATCAAGGCCAACACCCGCCTCGCCGCCGAGGTGGCCGAAACCGCCGCCGGGCTGTCGGCCACGCTGGCCGCGGCGCGGCTGGCCAACCGCGTCGCCTATGCCGAGACGCTGGGCCACGGGCAGGGCGTGCAGGAAACCGGCCGCAAGGGGCCGGCCGCCGCCGAGATCGCCGACCTGGCGCGCGAGGTGCTCGCTGCGGCACGGGGATGA
- a CDS encoding carboxymuconolactone decarboxylase family protein has protein sequence MALVAPLHEDEMAPELRDEVQFFKGPLGVVPNSVRTMAHRPGIARAFTALNIAVMTCHGAVTPEFKRLIGYVTSFTSGCRYCQAHTILGAERFGSTEDRLRDVCDFEDSPHFTGAEKAALAFARAAAEVPNGVTPEIETRLKAHWSDGDIVEIMGVVALFGYLNRWNDSMGSALEDLPVETAARLLGGTGWAVGKHVPE, from the coding sequence ATGGCGCTGGTCGCACCGCTGCACGAAGACGAGATGGCGCCGGAGCTGCGCGACGAGGTGCAATTCTTCAAGGGCCCGCTCGGCGTCGTGCCGAACTCGGTCCGCACGATGGCGCACCGGCCCGGGATCGCGCGCGCCTTCACCGCGCTCAACATCGCGGTGATGACCTGCCACGGCGCCGTCACGCCCGAATTCAAGCGGCTGATCGGCTATGTCACCAGCTTCACCTCCGGTTGCCGCTACTGCCAGGCGCACACGATCCTGGGCGCCGAACGCTTCGGGTCCACCGAGGACCGGCTGCGCGACGTCTGCGATTTCGAGGACTCCCCGCATTTCACCGGGGCGGAAAAGGCCGCGCTCGCCTTCGCCCGGGCCGCGGCCGAGGTGCCGAACGGGGTGACGCCCGAGATCGAGACCCGCCTGAAGGCGCACTGGTCCGACGGCGACATCGTCGAGATCATGGGGGTCGTCGCGCTGTTCGGCTATCTCAACCGCTGGAACGACTCGATGGGCTCGGCGCTCGAGGACCTGCCGGTGGAGACCGCCGCGCGGCTTTTGGGCGGCACCGGCTGGGCGGTCGGCAAGCACGTCCCCGAATAG
- a CDS encoding universal stress protein, with translation MYKNILVPVAVDHGPHLDEVLEVARRLRAEGGRITALTVAEAIPPYVAQYLPEGQEAQTRESIRHDLTGELEAASDVDVRVVTGHAGMTIVDYAERHGVDCIVMHSHRPGLQDYFLGSTAARVVRHAPCSVVVLR, from the coding sequence GTGTACAAGAACATCCTCGTTCCCGTCGCCGTGGATCACGGCCCCCATCTCGACGAGGTGCTGGAGGTGGCCCGCCGCCTGCGGGCCGAGGGCGGGCGGATCACCGCGCTGACGGTCGCCGAAGCGATTCCGCCCTATGTCGCGCAATACCTGCCCGAGGGGCAGGAGGCGCAGACCCGCGAGTCGATCCGCCACGACCTGACCGGAGAGCTGGAAGCGGCCTCCGATGTCGACGTGCGGGTTGTGACCGGCCATGCCGGCATGACCATCGTCGACTATGCCGAGCGGCACGGCGTCGACTGCATCGTGATGCATTCCCACCGTCCGGGGCTGCAGGACTATTTCCTCGGCTCCACCGCCGCCCGCGTCGTGCGCCACGCGCCCTGCTCGGTCGTCGTGCTGCGCTAG
- a CDS encoding YdcF family protein produces the protein MTRAILILGAALRADGRPGPALIRRARHGAALWQRAPAALVVASGAAGEAEAIAAICRAAGVPEARIVLEREARNTAQNIAFSAPLLAAHGVTGVTLVTDYYHLPRARLLARRAGLAVAPAAPRHGVGRPLRHLWTLLREAAAYLAALLGLSGRRRP, from the coding sequence GTGACGAGGGCGATCCTGATCCTTGGCGCGGCGCTGCGCGCCGATGGCCGGCCCGGCCCCGCGCTGATCCGGCGCGCGCGGCACGGCGCGGCGCTGTGGCAGCGCGCCCCGGCGGCGCTGGTGGTGGCGAGCGGGGCGGCGGGCGAGGCCGAGGCGATCGCGGCGATCTGCCGGGCGGCGGGGGTGCCCGAGGCGCGGATCGTGCTGGAGCGGGAGGCGCGCAACACCGCGCAGAACATCGCCTTTTCCGCGCCGCTGCTGGCCGCGCATGGCGTGACGGGGGTGACGCTGGTGACCGATTACTACCACCTGCCGCGGGCGCGCCTGCTGGCGCGGCGCGCGGGGCTTGCGGTCGCGCCGGCCGCGCCGCGGCACGGGGTGGGCCGCCCGCTGCGGCACCTGTGGACGCTCCTGCGCGAAGCGGCGGCCTATCTGGCGGCGCTTCTCGGCCTCAGCGGTAGACGTCGACCGTGA
- the trxB gene encoding thioredoxin-disulfide reductase, which produces MGETRHAKVLIIGSGPAGYTAGVYAARAMLDPVLVQGIQPGGQLTITTEVENWPGEAEIQGPELMQKMEAHARAMGTEIVSDHISSVDLSKRPFTAVADSGTTFTCDALILATGAQAKWLGLPSEEKFKGFGVSACATCDGFFYRGQEVAVIGGGNAAVEEALFLTNFASKVTLVHRRDELRAEKVLQHRLLKNPKVEVLWDHALDEVVGTDDPKGVEGIRVRHVHTGAVSELPVKGVFIAIGHAPASELVADQLETHMGGYVVTKPDSTATSIPGVFAAGDLTDHVYRQAVTSAGMGCMAALEAEKFLAEAGIDEGKDVTEPLGYGAPVDAAS; this is translated from the coding sequence ATGGGCGAGACGCGCCACGCGAAGGTTCTGATCATCGGCTCGGGTCCGGCGGGCTACACCGCCGGCGTCTATGCCGCGCGCGCGATGCTCGACCCGGTGCTGGTGCAGGGCATCCAGCCGGGCGGGCAACTGACGATCACCACCGAGGTGGAGAACTGGCCGGGCGAGGCCGAGATCCAGGGCCCCGAGCTGATGCAGAAGATGGAGGCCCACGCCAGGGCGATGGGCACCGAGATCGTGTCGGACCACATCTCGAGCGTCGATCTGTCCAAACGGCCGTTCACCGCCGTCGCCGACAGCGGCACCACCTTCACCTGCGACGCGCTGATCCTGGCGACCGGGGCGCAGGCGAAATGGCTGGGGCTGCCCTCGGAAGAGAAGTTCAAGGGCTTCGGCGTCTCGGCCTGTGCCACCTGCGACGGGTTCTTCTATCGCGGCCAGGAGGTCGCGGTGATCGGCGGCGGCAACGCCGCGGTGGAAGAGGCGCTGTTCCTGACCAATTTCGCCTCCAAGGTCACGCTGGTGCATCGCCGCGACGAGCTGCGCGCCGAAAAGGTGCTGCAGCACCGGCTGCTGAAGAACCCCAAGGTCGAGGTCCTGTGGGACCACGCGCTCGACGAGGTGGTCGGCACCGACGATCCCAAGGGGGTCGAGGGGATCCGCGTGCGCCATGTCCACACCGGCGCGGTGAGCGAACTGCCGGTCAAGGGCGTCTTCATCGCCATCGGCCACGCGCCCGCCTCGGAACTGGTGGCCGACCAGCTGGAGACGCATATGGGCGGCTATGTCGTGACCAAGCCCGATTCCACCGCCACCTCGATCCCCGGCGTCTTCGCCGCGGGCGACCTGACCGACCATGTCTACCGCCAGGCCGTGACGTCGGCGGGCATGGGCTGCATGGCCGCGCTGGAGGCCGAGAAGTTCCTGGCCGAGGCCGGCATCGACGAGGGCAAGGACGTGACCGAACCGCTCGGCTACGGCGCGCCGGTCGACGCCGCGTCCTGA
- a CDS encoding bifunctional sulfate adenylyltransferase/adenylylsulfate kinase produces the protein MSLSNLTPIPELYVSPESAQKLKSEAGDLKSWDLTPRQICDLELLMNGGFHPLKGFLGEEDYDSVVEKMRLADGTLWPMPITLDVSEEFAAGLEVGQDIALRDQEGVILAILSVTDCWTPDKHREAEKVFGADDLAHPAVNYLHHSAGKVYLGGPVTGIQQPVHYDFRGRRDTPNELRAHFRKLGWRRIVAFQTRNPLHRAHQELTFRAAKEAQANLLIHPVVGMTKPGDVDHFTRVRCYEAVLDKYPQATTTMSLLNLAMRMAGPREAVWHGLIRKNHGVTHFIVGRDHAGPGKNSAGEDFYGPYDAQELFKEYQDEIGIEMVPFKHMVYVQERAQYEPADEIEEGVTVLNISGTELRRRLAEGLEIPDWFSFPEVVNELRKTRPPRAQQGFTVFFTGLSGSGKSTIANALMVKLMEMGGRPVTLLDGDVVRKHLSSELGFSKEHRDINIRRIGYVASEITKNGGIALCAPIAPYTATRRAVREMIEQYGAFCEVHVATPLEECERRDRKGLYKLAREGKIKEFTGISDPYEEPETPELRVDTSGVDVDNCAHQVLLKLEQLGLISGNWGRVSL, from the coding sequence ATGTCGCTTTCCAACCTTACCCCGATCCCCGAACTCTACGTGTCCCCCGAGAGCGCCCAGAAGCTCAAGTCCGAGGCGGGCGACCTGAAGAGCTGGGACCTGACGCCGCGCCAGATCTGCGACCTGGAGTTGCTGATGAACGGCGGCTTCCACCCGCTCAAGGGCTTTCTGGGCGAAGAGGATTACGACAGCGTCGTCGAGAAGATGCGGCTGGCCGATGGCACGCTGTGGCCGATGCCGATCACGCTGGACGTGTCCGAGGAGTTCGCCGCCGGGCTGGAGGTGGGCCAGGACATCGCGCTGCGCGACCAGGAGGGCGTGATCCTCGCGATCCTGTCGGTCACCGACTGCTGGACGCCCGACAAGCACCGCGAGGCCGAAAAGGTGTTCGGCGCCGACGACCTGGCGCATCCGGCGGTGAACTACCTGCACCACAGCGCGGGCAAGGTCTATCTGGGCGGGCCGGTGACCGGCATCCAGCAGCCGGTGCATTACGATTTCCGCGGCCGCCGCGACACGCCGAACGAGCTGCGCGCCCATTTCCGCAAGCTGGGCTGGCGCCGCATCGTGGCGTTCCAGACCCGCAACCCGCTGCACCGGGCGCATCAGGAACTGACCTTCCGCGCCGCCAAGGAAGCGCAGGCGAACCTGCTGATCCACCCCGTGGTCGGCATGACGAAACCGGGCGACGTGGACCATTTCACCCGCGTGCGCTGCTACGAGGCGGTGCTGGACAAGTATCCGCAGGCGACCACCACGATGAGCCTTCTGAACCTGGCGATGCGGATGGCCGGCCCGCGCGAGGCGGTCTGGCACGGGCTGATCCGCAAGAACCACGGCGTGACCCATTTCATCGTCGGCCGCGACCATGCCGGCCCCGGCAAGAACAGCGCGGGCGAGGATTTCTACGGCCCTTATGACGCGCAGGAGCTGTTCAAGGAATACCAGGACGAGATCGGCATCGAGATGGTGCCCTTCAAGCACATGGTCTATGTGCAGGAACGCGCGCAATACGAGCCCGCCGACGAGATCGAGGAGGGCGTGACCGTCCTGAACATATCGGGGACGGAACTGCGCCGCCGTCTGGCCGAGGGGCTGGAGATCCCCGACTGGTTCTCGTTCCCCGAGGTGGTGAACGAGCTGCGCAAGACCCGCCCGCCCCGGGCGCAACAGGGCTTCACCGTGTTCTTCACGGGGCTGTCGGGGTCGGGCAAGTCCACCATCGCCAACGCGCTGATGGTCAAGCTGATGGAGATGGGCGGGCGTCCGGTCACGCTGCTTGACGGGGACGTGGTGCGGAAACACCTGTCCTCGGAACTGGGCTTTTCCAAGGAACACCGCGACATCAACATCCGCCGGATCGGCTATGTCGCGAGCGAGATCACCAAGAACGGCGGCATCGCGCTGTGTGCGCCCATCGCGCCCTACACCGCGACGCGGCGCGCCGTGCGCGAGATGATCGAGCAATACGGCGCCTTCTGCGAGGTGCATGTCGCCACGCCTCTGGAAGAATGCGAACGCCGCGACCGCAAGGGGCTCTACAAGCTCGCGCGCGAGGGCAAGATCAAGGAGTTCACCGGGATTTCCGACCCCTACGAGGAACCCGAGA
- a CDS encoding Lrp/AsnC family transcriptional regulator, which translates to MPGTRLDAIDRKILAELQADGRMTNVELARRVGISAPPCLRRVRTLEEAGLVRGYHADVDSRALGFEVQVFAMVGLQSQAEADLTKFENRCRAWPLVRECHMLNGEVDFILKCVAPDLSTFQRFLTEELTAAENVASVKTSLVIRCAKDQPGVPFDVLEERLGRWA; encoded by the coding sequence ATGCCTGGCACCAGACTCGACGCGATCGACCGCAAGATCCTGGCCGAATTGCAGGCCGATGGCCGCATGACCAACGTGGAACTGGCCCGGCGCGTCGGAATCTCGGCCCCGCCCTGCCTGCGCCGCGTCCGCACGCTGGAGGAGGCCGGCTTGGTCCGCGGCTACCATGCCGATGTCGACAGCCGCGCGCTGGGCTTCGAGGTGCAGGTCTTCGCCATGGTGGGCCTGCAGAGCCAGGCCGAGGCGGACCTGACGAAGTTCGAGAACCGCTGCCGCGCCTGGCCGCTGGTGCGCGAGTGCCACATGCTGAACGGCGAGGTGGATTTCATCCTGAAATGCGTCGCCCCCGACCTCTCGACCTTCCAGAGATTCCTGACCGAGGAACTGACCGCGGCCGAGAACGTGGCCAGCGTCAAGACCTCGCTGGTGATCCGCTGCGCCAAGGACCAGCCGGGCGTGCCCTTCGACGTGCTGGAAGAACGCCTGGGCCGTTGGGCCTGA
- a CDS encoding antibiotic biosynthesis monooxygenase has translation MPTISRDADLQTVITTFEVTPGTCQDLLDELEDAYTNFISRQPGFIGAGLHVNDAQTRIANYSQWKRREDFQAMLRSDEMRARNRRISELCKSFEPVMYDVFGAFN, from the coding sequence ATGCCGACGATTTCCCGCGATGCCGATCTGCAGACCGTCATCACCACCTTCGAGGTGACGCCCGGCACCTGCCAGGACCTGCTCGACGAACTGGAAGACGCCTATACCAACTTCATCTCGCGGCAGCCCGGCTTCATCGGCGCGGGGCTGCATGTGAACGATGCCCAGACCCGCATCGCCAACTACTCGCAGTGGAAGCGGCGCGAGGATTTCCAGGCGATGCTGCGCTCCGACGAGATGCGCGCCCGCAACCGCCGCATCTCGGAACTCTGCAAGAGCTTCGAGCCGGTGATGTACGACGTCTTCGGCGCCTTCAACTAG